A stretch of DNA from Alphaproteobacteria bacterium:
TCTCTGGGACCTGTTTCGCCCTATATCTTTGCCATGACCGAGCTCACGCCAGACCTACTGCTGCGAGCTTATGCTGCCGGCATTTTTCCGATGGCCGATAGTCGAACGAGCGAACGGCTTTATTGGCTCGACCCTGAATGGCGGGGTGTCATCCCGCTCAAGAGCTTCCACGTGCCGCGCCGGCTGCGCAAGACCGTGCGCCGTACGCCCTTCGAGGTGCGCGCGGATACGGCCTTTCGCGCTGTGATCGCGGGTTGCGCCGCGCGCTATGACAGCCGCCAGGATAGCTGGATCAATGACGACATCCGCCGGCTCTATCTCGCGCTCCACGAAATGGGCGTTGCGCACAGCGTCGAATGCTGGCGCGAGGGCGAGATCGTGGGCGGGCTTTATGGCGTGGCGCTCGGCTCGGCTTTTTTCGGGGAAAGCATGTTCAGCCTCGCCCCCGATGCGAGCAAGGTTGCGCTCGTGCACCTCGCAGCCCGGCTTGCCCGCGGCGGCTTCACCCTGCTCGATACGCAATTCATCACCGATCACCTTCGGCAATTCGGCGCTGTGGAAATTCCCCGCGATGAATATCGCCGGCAACTCGCCTCCGCCCTGCAGCGAAGCGCTGCTTTTCAACCTGGATTGCCGGAGGCGGAGCTTTTGGCGTTCATACAGTCTACGACCCAGAGATCGTAAACCGGATGTTCGAGTGCGGAGATCGCCGGGCTTGATGCGAACATCCAGCCACTGAAGAGGAGTTTGGGCTCCTCATCCGCCTTTTTCTCGCGAATTTCGAGAAAGGCCGCTGATTCCGGCTCCTCCTCCGGTGGGCGCTTTCGACATGAACGGACGGTGATCTCGAGGGAGCCGAAATGGACAGTTTGTCCCACACCCGCGTCGAGGGTCGAGACGCGCGCGGTTACCTTGTCGAGGCCCTGAAGTACTGCCGTGCTCAT
This window harbors:
- the aat gene encoding leucyl/phenylalanyl-tRNA--protein transferase, which gives rise to MTELTPDLLLRAYAAGIFPMADSRTSERLYWLDPEWRGVIPLKSFHVPRRLRKTVRRTPFEVRADTAFRAVIAGCAARYDSRQDSWINDDIRRLYLALHEMGVAHSVECWREGEIVGGLYGVALGSAFFGESMFSLAPDASKVALVHLAARLARGGFTLLDTQFITDHLRQFGAVEIPRDEYRRQLASALQRSAAFQPGLPEAELLAFIQSTTQRS
- a CDS encoding DUF2155 domain-containing protein, whose protein sequence is MTAFLRRPGLAVLLVVGIAGGPVYADTYIDMSTAVLQGLDKVTARVSTLDAGVGQTVHFGSLEITVRSCRKRPPEEEPESAAFLEIREKKADEEPKLLFSGWMFASSPAISALEHPVYDLWVVDCMNAKSSASGNPG